In a genomic window of Roseimicrobium gellanilyticum:
- a CDS encoding NAD-dependent deacylase — MSTAPHIVILTGAGISAESGVPTFRDANGLWENHRIEEVATLEAFGRNRALVHRFYNLRRAALATVEPNPAHVALAKLQREYPGRVTLITQNVDDLHERGGSREVIHMHGELLKARCAHCDDVISWGLDLNETLQCGACRRTGWMRPHIVWFGEVPMRMEEIQSVLNEVDIFIAVGTSGHVYPAAGFVQVAKFAGARTIEVNMDVTAMSDAFQEHLVGKAGKKVPALVEELLGNARG, encoded by the coding sequence ATGTCCACTGCTCCCCACATCGTCATCCTCACTGGAGCCGGCATTTCTGCGGAATCCGGGGTGCCGACTTTCCGTGATGCCAACGGTCTGTGGGAGAATCACCGCATCGAGGAGGTCGCCACGCTGGAGGCCTTTGGGCGCAACCGGGCACTTGTGCATCGCTTTTACAACCTCCGCCGTGCAGCCTTGGCCACAGTGGAGCCGAACCCGGCCCATGTCGCGCTGGCCAAGCTTCAGAGGGAGTATCCCGGGCGAGTCACCCTGATTACCCAGAATGTGGATGACCTCCATGAGCGCGGTGGCAGCCGGGAGGTGATTCACATGCACGGTGAACTTCTCAAGGCCCGCTGCGCACATTGCGATGACGTGATTTCTTGGGGCCTGGATCTGAATGAGACTCTGCAGTGCGGCGCTTGCCGTCGCACCGGGTGGATGCGTCCACACATTGTGTGGTTTGGAGAGGTGCCGATGCGCATGGAGGAGATTCAGTCCGTGCTGAATGAGGTGGATATCTTCATAGCCGTCGGCACATCGGGTCACGTCTACCCGGCGGCGGGCTTCGTGCAGGTCGCCAAATTCGCGGGAGCGCGTACCATAGAAGTGAACATGGACGTGACGGCGATGTCCGATGCGTTCCAAGAACACCTTGTCGGCAAGGCGGGGAAAAAAGTTCCTGCACTCGTGGAGGAACTCCTGGGAAATGCCCGAGGTTGA
- a CDS encoding type II toxin-antitoxin system VapC family toxin, which produces MIYFDSCYIAKFYLAEPDSPKVISFARQHPNIACLLLGKAEVLAVFHRKYRENVVDAKGFALLCDQF; this is translated from the coding sequence ATGATCTACTTCGATTCTTGCTACATCGCCAAATTCTATCTGGCAGAACCTGATAGCCCAAAGGTGATCAGCTTTGCCCGGCAACATCCAAATATCGCATGCCTGCTGTTGGGCAAAGCAGAAGTGCTTGCGGTGTTTCACCGCAAGTATCGAGAGAATGTAGTGGATGCGAAGGGATTTGCCTTGTTGTGCGATCAGTTTTGA
- a CDS encoding PIN domain-containing protein yields the protein MRRDLPCCAISFELDSAQGLWQWQPVDEALLTTAAKRMRTLSSNLFLRSADALHLTCAAEKGFLAIHTSDRHMLAAAPAFGLLGVTL from the coding sequence ATGCGAAGGGATTTGCCTTGTTGTGCGATCAGTTTTGAGCTCGATTCTGCCCAGGGTCTCTGGCAATGGCAGCCGGTGGATGAAGCCCTGCTAACCACCGCCGCGAAGCGCATGCGCACCCTTTCGTCCAACCTATTTCTACGGTCCGCAGACGCTCTCCATTTGACATGCGCTGCAGAGAAAGGCTTTCTCGCCATTCACACCAGCGACCGTCACATGCTTGCTGCGGCACCTGCCTTCGGCCTGCTAGGTGTGACCCTGTAG
- the acnA gene encoding aconitate hydratase AcnA translates to MALNVQRTFKTGSGTDGKYFSLPELEAQGIGKISRLPVSIRIVLESLVRNLDGKKVMEKDVQNLANWNAKAPGDYEIPFTVARIVLQDFTGVPLLVDLAAMRSAVDGMKKNPKMIEPLVPVDLVVDHSVQVDFAGTQAALDRNLALEFERNRERYQFLKWGEQAFDTFKVVPPGIGIVHQVNLEYLAKGVLEKDGVYYPDTLVGTDSHTTMINGLGVVAWGVGGIEAEAGMLGQPVTFLVPEVVGVYLTGALREGVTATDLALHCTQMLRKHGVVGKFVEFYGPGAVSLPLPDRATIANMAPEYGATMGFFPVDEECVNYLRGTGRSEELCTTFKNYYTAQGMFGIPDKGQVDFTSELELDLSTVQPSVAGPKRPQDRIELPNVKSKFRDLLKSDVKAGGYGKNGNAFKEAEVVVDSKDGIKDTIQDGSVLIAAITSCTNTSNPSVMLGAGLLAKKANALGLTIKPSVKTSLGPGSRVVTDYLTKTGLQVELDKLGFQTVGYGCTTCIGNSGPLDAGIEDVVKAEDVVAASVLSGNRNFEARVHQSIKANFLMSPPLVVAYAIAGTVDIDLSKDALGKSSDGKDVFLKDIWPSLAEIRDAMQSALSPDVFRKLYTDFASQNPKWNEIAGTTGLVYGWDADSTYIQHPPFFEDFSMEPSDIVEIKGARPLGIFGDSVTTDHISPAGAIKKNSPAGRFLLEHGVEQSDFNSYGSRRGNDRIMTRGTFANVRIKNLMLGGKEGGDTILQPEGTEMSIFDAAEKYKAAGTPTIVIGAEDYGMGSSRDWAAKGTRLLGVKAVITKSFERIHRSNLVGMGVLPCNFVNKEDYEKVKDLSDATFDLLGVSNSIKPQSEATLRVHKADGTTLDIPVVVRLDTPVEIDYYRAGGILPYVLAQILRANA, encoded by the coding sequence ATGGCTCTCAACGTTCAGCGTACTTTCAAGACCGGGTCCGGCACGGACGGCAAATATTTTTCTCTCCCCGAACTGGAGGCACAAGGCATCGGCAAGATTTCCCGCCTGCCCGTCAGCATCCGAATCGTGCTCGAGTCTCTGGTGCGCAATCTGGATGGCAAGAAGGTGATGGAGAAGGATGTGCAGAACCTCGCCAACTGGAATGCCAAGGCTCCTGGCGATTACGAAATCCCCTTCACCGTCGCGCGCATCGTGCTGCAGGACTTCACCGGGGTACCTCTTCTCGTGGACCTCGCCGCCATGCGCTCCGCCGTGGACGGCATGAAGAAGAACCCCAAGATGATCGAACCGCTCGTGCCGGTGGATCTCGTGGTGGACCACTCCGTGCAGGTGGACTTCGCGGGCACGCAGGCTGCGCTGGATCGCAACCTGGCTCTTGAGTTCGAGCGCAACCGTGAGCGTTATCAGTTCCTCAAGTGGGGTGAGCAGGCCTTCGACACGTTCAAGGTGGTGCCTCCCGGCATCGGCATCGTGCACCAGGTGAACCTTGAGTACCTCGCCAAGGGTGTACTGGAAAAGGATGGGGTGTATTATCCGGATACCCTCGTGGGCACCGACTCCCACACGACCATGATTAACGGCCTCGGCGTCGTGGCCTGGGGCGTGGGTGGCATTGAAGCGGAAGCCGGCATGCTCGGCCAGCCCGTGACCTTCCTCGTGCCTGAAGTGGTGGGCGTGTACCTCACCGGCGCCCTGCGCGAAGGCGTGACCGCCACCGACCTGGCCCTGCACTGCACGCAAATGCTGCGCAAGCACGGCGTGGTGGGCAAGTTCGTCGAGTTCTACGGCCCCGGCGCCGTGAGCCTGCCGCTGCCTGACCGCGCAACGATTGCCAACATGGCCCCCGAGTACGGCGCAACCATGGGCTTCTTCCCCGTCGACGAAGAGTGCGTGAACTACCTCCGTGGCACCGGCCGCAGCGAGGAACTCTGCACCACCTTCAAGAACTACTACACCGCCCAGGGCATGTTCGGCATTCCGGACAAGGGCCAGGTGGACTTCACCAGCGAACTCGAACTCGACCTCAGCACCGTGCAGCCCAGCGTGGCCGGACCGAAGCGTCCGCAGGACCGCATCGAGCTGCCGAACGTGAAGTCAAAGTTCCGCGACCTCCTCAAGAGCGACGTGAAGGCCGGCGGCTACGGCAAGAACGGCAACGCCTTCAAGGAGGCCGAAGTCGTCGTCGACAGCAAGGACGGCATCAAGGACACCATCCAGGATGGTTCCGTGCTCATCGCCGCCATCACGAGCTGCACGAACACCAGCAACCCGAGCGTCATGCTCGGCGCGGGTCTCCTCGCGAAGAAGGCCAACGCGCTCGGCCTGACCATCAAGCCCAGTGTGAAGACCTCCCTCGGACCAGGCTCCCGCGTGGTGACGGATTATCTCACCAAGACTGGCCTGCAGGTGGAGCTCGACAAGCTCGGCTTCCAGACCGTGGGCTACGGCTGCACCACCTGCATCGGCAACTCCGGCCCTCTTGATGCCGGTATCGAAGACGTGGTGAAGGCCGAAGACGTGGTCGCGGCCAGCGTGCTGAGCGGCAACCGCAACTTCGAAGCCCGCGTGCACCAGAGCATCAAGGCGAACTTCCTCATGTCCCCTCCCCTCGTCGTGGCTTATGCCATCGCCGGCACGGTGGACATCGACCTGAGCAAGGACGCCCTCGGCAAGAGCTCAGACGGCAAGGATGTGTTCCTCAAGGACATCTGGCCTTCCCTCGCGGAGATCCGCGACGCCATGCAGTCCGCGCTTTCCCCGGACGTCTTCCGCAAGCTCTACACCGACTTCGCCAGCCAGAATCCCAAGTGGAACGAAATCGCCGGCACTACCGGCCTCGTCTACGGCTGGGATGCGGACAGCACCTACATCCAGCACCCGCCCTTCTTCGAGGACTTCTCGATGGAGCCCAGCGACATCGTGGAAATCAAGGGCGCTCGTCCTCTCGGCATCTTCGGCGACTCCGTCACCACGGACCACATCAGCCCCGCTGGCGCCATCAAGAAGAACAGCCCTGCCGGCCGCTTCCTCCTGGAGCACGGCGTGGAGCAGTCCGACTTCAACAGCTACGGTTCACGCCGCGGCAATGACCGCATCATGACCCGCGGCACCTTCGCCAACGTCCGCATCAAGAACCTGATGCTCGGCGGCAAGGAAGGCGGCGATACCATCCTGCAGCCCGAAGGCACGGAGATGTCCATCTTCGACGCGGCAGAGAAGTACAAGGCCGCCGGCACGCCGACCATCGTCATCGGTGCCGAAGACTACGGCATGGGCTCCAGCCGCGACTGGGCCGCCAAGGGCACCCGCCTCCTCGGTGTGAAGGCCGTGATCACGAAGTCCTTCGAGCGCATCCACCGTTCCAACCTCGTGGGCATGGGCGTGCTCCCCTGCAACTTCGTGAACAAGGAGGATTACGAAAAGGTGAAGGACCTCTCCGACGCCACCTTCGACCTCCTCGGCGTGAGCAACAGCATCAAGCCCCAGAGCGAAGCCACCCTCCGCGTCCACAAAGCCGACGGCACCACCCTCGACATCCCCGTAGTCGTCCGCTTGGATACCCCCGTGGAAATCGACTACTACCGCGCCGGCGGCATCCTGCCCTACGTGCTCGCGCAGATTCTGCGGGCGAATGCGTAA
- a CDS encoding polysaccharide lyase: protein MMKLLKTFASHLLCIALALCHFEMTPADAAEPTLKAVILQGASGIYTIPQWKKDWPGCAFEGGIKDGRVSVVERDGAKSLRIAYAPGQIGPENGGAGWRWPIGTHQSAELRYTVRFSKDFDWVKGGKLPGLCGGPDNVSGGRPATGTNGFSARLMWRRDGRGEAYIYHKNQPENYGHSFPFPEDFRFPTDTPIHVRLAVTMNTIGKRDGTLRVWIALSDQTEKLMVERTDMEWRTVDTFGVDSLYFETFHGGGDATWAPKKACWADFTGIKVESK, encoded by the coding sequence ATGATGAAGCTGTTGAAGACGTTCGCCTCACACTTGCTGTGTATCGCCCTGGCACTCTGTCACTTCGAAATGACACCCGCCGATGCTGCTGAGCCCACTTTAAAAGCGGTGATTCTTCAGGGTGCTTCCGGCATCTACACCATTCCCCAATGGAAGAAGGACTGGCCAGGCTGCGCCTTTGAAGGTGGAATCAAGGATGGCCGCGTTTCTGTTGTGGAGCGTGATGGTGCGAAGAGCCTGCGTATCGCGTACGCCCCCGGCCAGATCGGTCCCGAGAATGGTGGCGCGGGTTGGCGCTGGCCCATCGGCACGCATCAGAGCGCCGAGCTGCGCTACACGGTGCGCTTCAGCAAGGACTTCGACTGGGTGAAGGGCGGCAAACTCCCTGGCCTGTGTGGTGGTCCTGACAATGTCAGCGGCGGACGTCCTGCCACCGGCACCAACGGCTTCTCCGCCCGCCTCATGTGGCGTCGTGATGGTCGTGGTGAAGCCTACATCTATCACAAGAACCAGCCTGAAAACTACGGCCACAGCTTTCCCTTCCCTGAAGACTTCCGCTTTCCCACGGACACGCCCATTCATGTGCGGCTTGCCGTAACCATGAACACCATCGGCAAGCGCGACGGTACTCTCCGTGTGTGGATCGCCCTAAGTGACCAAACAGAAAAGCTCATGGTCGAGCGCACCGACATGGAATGGCGCACCGTGGACACCTTCGGCGTGGACTCCCTCTACTTCGAAACCTTCCACGGTGGAGGCGATGCCACATGGGCGCCGAAGAAGGCGTGCTGGGCGGATTTCACCGGTATCAAAGTCGAGTCGAAATGA
- a CDS encoding Smr/MutS family protein, with translation MHLADQDPLDPNPDEPVKIPITDTLDLHTFRPNEIGDLLPDYFAECIRHGILAVRVVHGKGTGTLRTGVHHLLNKLPEVESWQWPAGEQSGGWGATWVYLRPDAA, from the coding sequence ATGCACCTCGCCGATCAAGATCCGCTAGATCCCAATCCGGATGAACCGGTGAAGATTCCGATCACGGACACGCTGGATCTGCACACCTTCCGCCCGAATGAAATCGGCGACCTGCTGCCGGACTATTTTGCGGAGTGCATCCGCCACGGCATCCTCGCCGTGCGCGTGGTGCATGGGAAAGGCACGGGAACCTTGCGTACAGGAGTGCATCACCTGCTGAACAAGCTGCCCGAAGTCGAGTCATGGCAGTGGCCTGCAGGTGAACAAAGCGGTGGCTGGGGCGCAACGTGGGTGTACCTCAGGCCGGATGCGGCGTGA